The genomic DNA ATCCGTATAATCAAAGTTAGCCAAAAGAAATTGCTGTTTTCCTGGAATTTGGGGAAGGCTTattaaaaattgatttcaatTTCTTCTCCTATTGGAAAGTGAAAGACGTTGATGGTTAGTCGGTTATTCAAGCGAAGTCTATAACATCGGGTGCTGTTTAAGAAAACGTTGGACCTTCAGATTTCTTTCCTGGTGggttaaactaaaaaaataagtgCTGTTTTAGTCAAAGCAAAATGCCTTATTGAAATTTTTCACATGGACTTTAAGAttcaacgacgcggacggcaacgagaatgtcaaaaaaaaaaaaacaaagggttTAATTAaccaaacaacaacttcgcacgtgcatcacacttttttgaacatttctttcccgtttttgcacgagtacgacgtgaaaatgcctaatttcgcgttttatggaggacgtaaaactgaaagaaagcaaattcacttttcaagcgacgttctcgtcgccgtcgggtcgttggatcttaaagtccctaatggcTCAGAACGCGGCCGTGTGTTAAATACTCTGTTTGAATAATCGGCTCTAACAGTTCCCTAATTAATAAGTAAATTTAACTTACTCGCTAGCCGCTAGTTCGGCAAAAGCGCGGCAGaaacacagcgtttgaatcagtGTTTTGAATTCGGTTTGACGtagcaattaagttcgacgaGCTCTGCCATGCACTACCACACTGGCACAGCAGCGATTCAAACGAAGTATTATAATATGCCGTGTCGAACTTGACAGCTTTATAAATTTCGGAATTATATTTTTGGCGGGATTTGTGGTGTGGCCAAACTTTTTAGTTCTATTTAATACCATTGACTCAACTTAacacagtcaaaccccgttaatacggataATAAGGAAGCCATACGTGATCGGGAGTGTCcgttatttaaatcaaaaataCTCCTCACCTACTtgaacaaaatacaaaagaaataaaacaggacATCAGTATCGTCAAATCATATAGCTAGTGGAAAAGACTGGTTATGAGAACCGGTAAACGTCAGACTTtaaaacaacggtgctgtagtttatgttggaagcttcctaaccgtgcacaatcctttgttttttgctcgcaaattgtgactgaataaattaatgcgatgttggtcagtaagttcaaaatgatagaaatgctattgaacgttgtgcgctgtcaggtccaaaaaagcaaacaaaaacatgcaactaAAGAGTCTaatgggtttcataaccattccacttaaATAACTAGCTCCCTTGATACGTTTGAAGCCAAGGCCCGGGCCACTCGATCGTGGTAATGTACGAGAATATTGGAGACCTTCTTTCAAAGGTGCTCATTAGGGATTCAGACGTAGTATTGTTTTGCCGTGTTGAACTTAACAATTTCATTTATTTCGGAACTATATTTTTCGCGAAATTTGTGGTATGGCCAAACTTTTTGTTCCATTTAATATCACTGACTCGACTTAACTGttaaaccccgttaatacggatcATAAGGAAGTCATACAtgagtgtccgtattaacggagtgtctgtattaagcgcGGGTTGAATTCCGAGAAAATGTAAGTGCTTTAACAAGGGAATTAGAAACCTGTCCGTGAATGGTGGGTGTATTAGTAACGTAATCTGAATTGAAGTGGTGCTTCTGTCGTGATTCTGTAGAGCTGAGCTCACTCAAGTAAGTGCGAACATCCACAAGTTTTCTTGGACAGAAGAATTCGCCCCATGAACTGTAATTAAAGCAATCCGGGAAGTTTTTGCTCGTGAAATCTTGAATCTGAAAGTTTGAATTGtgcaatccggaatcctgggctttggaatctggaatacagctcaaggaatccggaatcccacttaTGATTGagatccggaatccaagtttcactgtcaaaaaatccggaatccagtgcCTGGAATCGATGGCgtgtaatccagaatccaagacttaCTGTCTTAGATTCCCTTACGTGGGTATAGTAGAATAGAGCCGGATTTGGGGATTCCCCTCTGCAAGTATCCGGTTTTCGTTTTCCATTGATTTTTATCGCGGTTTTTTCGTATTCAGGAAGATCCTTTTTGATGTTTTGCGGTTTTCAGTGTTCCCGAAGGGTTAAAAATAGTTTATTGCGACCACTGACCATCAATAAGTCTGTTATATTTTGAGTTAATTACATATCTTAGTCCAATTTATAGCGACCGCTATAAATCGACATCACTTTAGGATCATTACTCAACGAACTCTCAGTCTGCAAATTAACAGCTGTTGTGGTAAGCACAAACTGTAAACTATAACTTGTAACTGGCGGACTCGGACTGTGGACTCACCGGTGATTTTTTGCTAGTTAATTCTGTGGCAAAGTGCATTTGCATTTATCTAATCATGTCTTTTTATTGACCCATGCATGAGTGATGACTAGAAACTAGATTTCGGCATCGAGTTAAAATGTcataaaagtgtttattttctttcttctctctaTAGACCGCCGGTAATAACGTCCTTCCTGTTCTTACGAATTGCTGTGCCCGGGCTATATTTAGTTGCTTTTGACTGAGGTAATTTCTTTGCGATTCTGAACTGCTATTAATTCCATTTGTCTATACGACAAATTTTCACTTCTCATGTTGAAGCTGAataaagtccttaagaattcaactccaggggAAGTCGCGTACATTTTACGAATTCAGCGGGTGCAAATacacgcgataaagtttgaaaggacgcaaccttagcgacgttttcactacAATCGTCGTCATCGGGATTTACCAACTGTATTTAAAAGCAACCCTCCTAAACTTTCATCATTCCACAAtgtctctgtaaaattttatctACATCACCTCTAAAATAGCCGAattgtaaaagttttaaaagatgtaGCACAAGAAAAATTTTGCCTTATTTTACTCACAGACAGGTGTCCCCCCCGTCCTTGAGTTCCCTGTTTTCCCGGAATTTAAGGACGgctaaatatttaaaattgatttcaatttCTTCTCAGTTTGCAAAGTGAAAGACGTTGAGGCCTGAGGTGAGTAGAAACTGTGAAACCTTTTCAGTTCTATAAATGGATTTGTTACCGGAGTATTTGGCAAATTGGCAAATAGACGCGATGAGTTCGAAAGGACGCAGATTTATTCTtgtagcgacgttttcactacCATCGTCTTTATCGTTACCTTAAGCTCCCTTATAAGTCAGATCAACTTCCGCCTTATACCGAGACATTTTGTCATGTGAAAGTGAAATTACTTTAGGAATTGACCTTTCACTTGACAAATTTGCCCTGCATCACTTACCAAAGGAGTCATGAAATATCAAGTCTACCCTTTCCTTGTATTCTGATTAGACAACACTCCTCTTTGAAATACTCAGATTTCAATGCTTACTGTCTATTCTATCGCAAGATCCATCTACGATCCCTTAGGTAATGCGAATGAATCTATCTATATCATGATCCATtgcaaaacacttttttaaaactaagtACTCTCACCTCATCATTATACTCAAAATACTTATTTGACGTtcactttttcgttttttttgtcttgtttcacATAAGAACTTTGATACCGCCATGTTCGAAGTCGAGGAGGCGCTTCTTATTGGCCCTATTGTCgccgttttcctttttaactCAGGCCGTATTCGTAAAGCCGTGGAGATACTCAAAGAATGCTTGGTTATCCTTGAAGAAAAAGCTTTTAAAGGGAGAAACGAATTGTTTAAAGTAATGTACGAAGAACTTCTATTTGAAGTCTTCGAATGGTGCCTTTCACTCAATGATTTTACAAAAGCCGTGGAATATGGTAGAGTGCTTCTGGTCCTAGCTTGCGAAAGTGGGAACAAAGATCAAGAAGGGAAGGTTTACTTAAAGCTGGGGACATAGCACTTGCTCCATTGTAAATATAAAGAAGCAAAAACGTTCTATGAGAAGGCACTGGGCATCATGATAGCCACGGGATCGATTCTGGGAGAGGGATCATGCTACCTCAACTTAGGGGCCACTCTAAATGCTCTGGGTGAGAATGGCAAGGCTAAGGATTATCTTTTAAAGGCACTTGCAATCTCAAAAAATGTTGAGGCCAGACGAGGAGAAGCCGTCTGTTATGGAAACTTGGGAAATGTATTCGCCTCTCTCGGTGAATATGCCAAGGCTAAAGAAAATTACGAGAAGGGGATTGCCATCCGCCAGGAAATCGGCTACAGGGAAAACGAAGCTTTATGTTACACAGGCTTAGGAAATGTGTTTATTTCCCTTGGTCAATATGACAAGGCCAAAGAACATCTAGAAAAGGGACTTAAAATCGCAGAAGATAGTGGTGACAGGAAAACGCGAGTCCATTGTTACAGAGACCTGGGAGGTTTGTTGAACGACAATGCCAAGGCTaaagaatattttgaaaaggCACTTGCAATCACAAAAGAGATTGGAGACAAGGAAAATGAAACCGCGTGTTATTGTAATTTGGGAACTGTGTTATATAATCTCGGTAAACTAGCAAAATCTAAAGAATGTACCGAAAAAGCCCTCGCAATGGCAAAAGGACATTGGCAACAGGGAAATAGAAGTCTCGTGTTACGGAAACTTAGGAACGGTTTTACAGGACCTCGGTGAATATGCAAAGGCTAAAGATTATCTCGAAAAAGCGCTTGCAATTGCAAAAGAAATGGGCGACATGAAAAGCGTGGCCACATCCTCTTTATCTCTAGGAATTTTGTTTAAACGTCTCGGTGACTACTCCAAGGCTAAAGAACATTTAAGAGAAGCACTTAGAGTGACCAAAAAAATTGGCTGCCGGAATGAGGAAGCATTATGTCATGGTTACCTGGGAACATTGCTTTGTTGTGCCTGTGAGAAGGCTCAGAAACATTACGAAAACCAATTACAGATCGCAAAAGAAATTGGTTGTAGGGTAACAGAAGCGTCAGGTTATCTAAACCTTGGAGAGTTGTCACGCGACCTTGGGGACTATGCCAAGGCTAAAGAGTATCTCGAAAAAGCGGTTTCTATCACTGAAGAAAttgctgacaaaaatggaaGAGCTCTTTGTGGCGGAATACTTGGAACCGTGCTTCATTTTCTTGGTGATTATTCAAAGGCTAGAGAATATCACAAAAAAGCACTTTGCATGAGTCAAGAGGCTCGAAACATTTCCGTTGAATTAGATGTCGTTTCTGAAATCGCAATGACACTGGTGTTGGAAGGCAAAATGAAGGAAGCTAGCTCCTATCTTTTGGATTGTATTGCCAAATTCGAGGATGTAAGAAGTTCCCTGAAAGATAACATCGAAAGCCAGTTAAAGATAACATTATTTGACCAGCATATTCTCGAATACCGCGTTTTAAGTTCCTTGTTTTGCATTACAGGGAAACCTGTCGAAGGCCTTCACGTTGTAGAGCTTGGACGGGCCAGAGCCCTTGCAGATTTAATGTCAGTCCAGTACTCCTTAAAAAGCGAAGTATCAGGATTTGAACGATTTTGGGCTGATTTTGAAAAGTGCATGATCAATGAAAGTAACTCtgcgtttttgtacatttcctacTTTGTCAGTTCTCTATTTTTGTGGCTTTTCAATGGGGCAGGCGAACTGATTCGCTTCCAAGAAGTCGATGTCAATAAATGTCTCGCCAACAATGCACCGGAAGTTAACAAACCAACACGATTGGTGGACGACGTTTTTGAAACTATATGGGTTGGAAAGTTCCGTGTAGAAGACCACCAAGAGAATGGCCAGCTACAACCCAATCCTACTCTTGCTGAGTGTTACAAGATGTTTGTCGAACCCGTAGCTGACTGCCTTGATGCAGCTGAAATCATCATTGTTCCCGATCGCTGCTTGTTTAAAGTTCCGTTTGCAGCGTTGGAGGATGAAAGAGGTAAATACTTATCCGAGTCCTTCAGGATCCGCATCATTCCCTCTCTGTTGACCCTCAAGTTCGTTCAAGACACCCCGGCAGACAATCACAACCAAACTGGAGCGCTGATTGTAGGAGACCCTGATGTTGGTCTGGTGCGCAACAAGCGAGGCAAAAAAATCCAGCCACATCCACTTCCTCGTGCAAGGGAGGAAGCAGAGATAATTGGTAAGCTACTCCAAGTTCAACCTTTGCTAGGAGAAAAGGCAACCAAGCAGGCGGTTATTCAAAGCATTAATTCTGTCAGCCTTATTCATTTCGCTTGTCATGGTGACGAAAAACTTGGAGAAATCATTCTTGTTCCTCTACACCCTGTTTATTCGAAAtcaggagaagagaaaaaaccaAGAGAAGAAGAGATACCGAGAGAGGAAGACTACATATTGACAATGGCCGACATCTCACAAGTTCGACTTCAAGCAAAATTGGTTGTCCTTAGCTGTTGCCACAGTGCAAGTGGACACGTCAGTGCCGAGGGAGTTGTTGGAATTGCTCATGCGTTCCTGGGATCTGGTGCACGTTCAGTGTTGGTGGCATTGTGGGCCATAGACGACGAAGCAACAAAACAGTTCATGAGTCGTTTCTACGAGCACCTTGTTAGTGGGGAAAGTGCCAGTGAATCTCTTCACCAGGCCATGAAGTGGATGAGAGAAAACGGCTCCTCTGACATTAGGAAATGGGCGCCATTTATGCTGATTGGAGATAACGAAACACTTGATTTCAGAAAATAAGGGTAAGAAAGGATTGAgcttttcagtttatttttagcgaTGCATTTACGGCGTAGCTCCGAAGGAAAAGCTAAAAAAGCGTAGCTTTGTTGCTTGCGTTTTTGTTTATTGCTCATTGTGAACCACCATAGATCTCTTAATCCGAAGCAAACCTTACTTTTTTTCTGAGTGTATTCTTAATACTTGTGTGTTTATCCACTTGTCGTCGCGTAGCAAAGAAAAACTAGggtgaaaaaaaatctaattccGGTAGACGAGAGAGAAGGGACCAGGACGCTAACAGTTGCTATAACAACTGACATAACTCTTTACGCCCTATTCCTTTTTCAGAAGGTGGCTGACAAGCTTGATGAGCTTACATTCAGAAACCGGTGAGAAGCTTGAAACATCTCTTAGACTGTTtgcagtcccctatttttcgtAACACCAGCATTGCCGCGCTCCAGCGCTTAGTATAACAGGCAGCCATCTTGGCTTCAAACATACCAAGGaagggtgtgtgtgtgtgtctgtGGTTCTGTGTATGGATGGGGGGTGGGGAGAAGCAGTCTAAAATAGTGGTTTTGTTTCTCTTGTAGGTGTTGTGTCTAGCCTGAGAAATAAATCATGGAATTTATCATTAACCAAGCTTGAGGCGTTTGAGAAAACATTTCATAACAAACCGATtcatgtacagctgtatataCCTaacggaatttttttaaaagtcatGCGGTGAAAAGGCGTCAAAGGGCAGATGATTCTTAAGGCCGAGAAGCTCCAAAACcacagtaacgaaggaaaaggagggagaaaaagaaagagtgaggaaaaggaaaggagggagagagaaaaaagcaatggttgcactcttcgtttttataatagctactttggagatagtttttgcCCGAAAATAACTGTTGGACGCAGAAAGGTCCATTTTTTGAtaacgttttaaaaaatctggctagatatataaaaatattaaataattcgTATATGCTGtggttaattttttatattaggtaattttcgtttttcttttgttttttggtatggtaatgtatgtcaatgaaagtgaaacaaaagaaaaagccaagaaaaattacctgagataaaaaattaacaacaacataCATATATCAATAAGTTAGTGTGTAGCTATTGACCGTCAGTGTAGTGTGTGCTCAATCTGACGGGAAATTAGGGACTCATAGGCTATGTTTACACTATATCGGAATGCTTTTTGTCACGCCACAAAAAAAGCTATCTGGAGTATTATAAACAGCAACGACCCAGGGAGGCGCAAGTCGTTCACACGCATCGAACATCGCGCCAGCGCgattggccgagagggtttggtgcGCTCAATGATACAGTTCTCACCCATCAGGGTGAATAGTATAATCGTAATcatatcaatcaatcaatcaatcaatctttatttaaacacggtaaaatccatcaggaatttaaaaattaaagataacctaactatcctaaacaaaattcaaaacctaactacaactaatctaactaaaacctgtttttcatgaatgccgtgtataacattaaaaatgaacattaactaatcttttaaattgactaagagattcggcttctctcacatgacagggtagactgttccagagaactgctccgctataagtaaagctgtttttcatgaaattagttcgcggaaatgggacaaatagtttgttaacagagtccctcagggagtaacgcgtttcatttcgtttaacaaacttagatgataaatattcaggaacaaggccatttaaagacttgt from Porites lutea chromosome 6, jaPorLute2.1, whole genome shotgun sequence includes the following:
- the LOC140941110 gene encoding tetratricopeptide repeat protein 28-like gives rise to the protein MGDMKSVATSSLSLGILFKRLGDYSKAKEHLREALRVTKKIGCRNEEALCHGYLGTLLCCACEKAQKHYENQLQIAKEIGCRVTEASGYLNLGELSRDLGDYAKAKEYLEKAVSITEEIADKNGRALCGGILGTVLHFLGDYSKAREYHKKALCMSQEARNISVELDVVSEIAMTLVLEGKMKEASSYLLDCIAKFEDVRSSLKDNIESQLKITLFDQHILEYRVLSSLFCITGKPVEGLHVVELGRARALADLMSVQYSLKSEVSGFERFWADFEKCMINESNSAFLYISYFVSSLFLWLFNGAGELIRFQEVDVNKCLANNAPEVNKPTRLVDDVFETIWVGKFRVEDHQENGQLQPNPTLAECYKMFVEPVADCLDAAEIIIVPDRCLFKVPFAALEDERGKYLSESFRIRIIPSLLTLKFVQDTPADNHNQTGALIVGDPDVGLVRNKRGKKIQPHPLPRAREEAEIIGKLLQVQPLLGEKATKQAVIQSINSVSLIHFACHGDEKLGEIILVPLHPVYSKSGEEKKPREEEIPREEDYILTMADISQVRLQAKLVVLSCCHSASGHVSAEGVVGIAHAFLGSGARSVLVALWAIDDEATKQFMSRFYEHLVSGESASESLHQAMKWMRENGSSDIRKWAPFMLIGDNETLDFRK